TATCTTTATGatctttgtttctttccacAGCCTTTAGCCTTGAGACATGCAGACTGATGATCAATATGTTGGACGTATCCTTCAGATAATCATCCAAAAGACATGTTTAGTGGATTAACTGATATGATGACAGTTGCTAATGGAAAAACACTACGTGACACAGTGCGTTATAAAAGGAAACCATAACTTGGGTGATGTGTTAAGGGTCCTTGACTGACTCTGCTATCTCAGAGGGACCTGTCCTGCACTATGGGCTTTAATGAGTTCAAGGACCTGTGGCAGGCTCTGAATGGCTGGAGGGGGACCTTTGCATCCTTTGACCGGGACCAGAGTGGGACAATAGAGGGCCATGAGTTGCAGCAGGCCATCAACTCCATGGGTAAGAGCAAATTAAAATTAAGTTATGACTTTGACAATAGTCAGGTGTCCACTGGAGCATTGCAGCATGTTTTGCTTGCTTGAATCATTCCCACTTTTCTTACCAATCTCAAAGAGGTGCTGTATATGTACAAGTCAGTTTAGCTGTGATGAGGGATAGAATCCAGCATCCTGGTttgatgtaaaaataaatgtcaatgTTTTTCTAAACCTTATACATCAAATAGAAAGGATGTCATGTAAAGTTAAAATCTTTTTAGTGCAAAATTCTACAAAAGTTCATACTGACCTTTCCCTGCACAGTAAAGCCTGTCCAGAAGGTCTCTAAGGGAAAAGGACTTTGGTCTTTGTCCTGCATATTTCTGTGTATATGCACTATACATGCACAGACTGCCATGGGTTTTAGAGTGGCAATAAAATAGATGTTAGCTAAGTGCTATGACCATTAGataatgtatgtgtgttcaTTCAGGTTACAATCTGAGCCCTCAGGCTATGAACTGCATCATGAAGCGCTACAGTCTGAACGGCAGAATCCCCTTTGATGAGTTTGTGAGCTGCGCTGTGAGGCTCCGCGCCCTCACCGGTGAGTCGGTCACGAAATGCATTAAACTGGACAAACTAGCAATAAATATTATTGAGAGAGGACCTTTCTTAGGCTCCTTGAATAttgccagattttttttatgtgtatttaaGTTGTAAACAGGATTAAAAAGACAACATAAAATTGTGTTCTTTCATGAGGTTTTTATAGATGGTCATACAGCTTtgtcaaaacaataaaaaaaagaaagcccacagtgatagaaaagcaaaaaaaagtgtaataaaacTCATGTGATTACTTTTAATGTATCTTTGCTTTTCAGATCATTTTCGAAGGAGGGACACAACCCAAACTGGCAACGCCTCATTTCAGTATGACGATGTAAGTTTTCACAGCTGAggtgtttcttttttgtctgaAGAGTTTATTTTAATGCTGCGTTTTCTTGTgtcaaaataaatacagagtTTATAATTTTGTCACCAAATGCTGGAAGgtatttaatttgaaatttgtGTAGAGTTTGTATTAACAGTGTGATGCTGTTAGTTTGAAAGGCAGACAAAAAACAAGCCttcttacaaaaacaaacaaaaaaaccctctgaGACTCGAGACTAATTTAAGATAAAGGCCTTGGTCAGTCTTTAAGGAAATAGATGTTCATTATTTAGTGAATATGTTCATCAAACCTAAATGTGTCTTTTACCATAATACAGTTTTTGTGCAGACAGATTActtaaaaacactttaaacaattacaaaagtttttttttcaaataatgtaaaactgtgttttgatGACATCACAGAACTTTAGTTTGCCggctaaaacagtaaaaatagaAGTCGCATTAAAGCTGAGCAAGTGAGGCTAAAGTATGTTGGAAATGAACGCTGCCATCCTGTGCTTGGAAATAATATTCCATGTGAATTCCCTGCTGCCACAATCCTGACTGTACTGTTGTTGACACTTGTTATACACTCAGGCTTTCCTTCTTGAATGGAAATGATTAATAATGTCTTGCTGtgttgtaaatggtaaatggcctgtatttgtatagtgctttacacatccagtcatcaacccattcacacacacattcacacactggtgatggcaagctacattgtagccacagccaccctggggcgcactgacagaggcgaggctgccggacactggcgccaccgggccctctgaccaccaccagtaggcaacgggtgaagtgtcttgccccaGGACACAACGACCGTTGTGTTAGCAACATATCAGCTACTTCTTCACTATAGATGGGTTTACTTCCTAGTTTGGTACGAGGGGCTGGGCAGGATGTGGGACCTCAGTACCGTGTGTCAATCCCACAGAACTGTTGTGCATATTGTGGTTCCAAAACAGGATGTCAGTGCCCGTTTCTGAGAAGTCTTGGTGTCTTGTGATGTTGATTGTCTTTATATTCAGTATGTTTTAGAAATACATAGACATCTTGGCACATTTTAAGGTTATATAGCAAACCTGTAAGcaacagtgttttatttgccacagaaaaacaaatctcCTAAAGACTACAAAAGATATACATATACAGTCTGAAAGCCAGCATGGAAGCGATTCATACTTGCATTCTTTTAAATGACCACCAGGGAGCGACTCAtcaatacaaaatatattttatagtcCACAAATCTTTGGTCTGGCTGGGAAAGGGTTCATTCTAGTCTAGCGTAATATATTAGCTTTGCTTTATTAGTGCTCAGTCCCCACTAACGTCCAGGTGTAGTATATACTTTGCACACATACTTatccttttatatttatatgtatatttattattatatctaTATATTTATCTGTTTCTACACTCATTTTATATGAGTGCTTGATTTTTGTTGTATATTTGCTGCTATGACAACTCAGtttccctctgggattaataaagtctcTGTGATTCTGATCCTGGTAAAGATGCTAAATGCCCTCACTGTTTTTACCAGCTTGTTTCTAGCTGTCTCTGTTTGATGTTCAGAAAGTAATGCACAGTTGATTTCTAGCTTTGTTTCTTACAGTAGCAGCAGGAAGCTGCAAAGGCAAATAACATAAAACACGCCTTAACCAAACAGAAACAGTTGCCTGGAAAACTGAAACAATTAAATACATTATTAAAGTTATTACACATCCTAATAAAAATGTGATGTAGTGAAGAAAAGAATTGTTGGAGAACTGTGTAAGAGTTGTAGAGTAACACTTGGCATATTATCTTTGTCTCCTTAGTTTATCCAGGTCACCATGAGCATTTGAAGAGGACAGCACTAAACAGAGGGACACCCACCACCTTTTAAAATCTTATATTAATGGCATTTACTTCCTATGTATTTTTACACACATTATTGTACAAAAATGTCACTGAAACATTCCATTTTACCAAAAACCTTTTGTAAAGTAATGCATAGTGTTAAACTTAAGAACAAGTAACCTCGGTTTGTGCTAGTGTCATTTGAGTGCCTGTATACTGGAGCTTATTAGTGTCACTCTTACATCTGCATGGGCTCTTACCACTAGAGTAACAATGTAAACCTGCAGGCTGGTCAGTGGCATGTGAACATTAATGGAATTAATAAAGAAATATATGAATTTACTTATATGTTGCTTctatttacttgtgttatctttagTTTAAGTTTTTGTCCTTTTAAAGATATCTTTTTGTACTTTAAATGCATGAAAGACATGCAATTAAAGGACAGAAAAGGTGCTTTTAAATTCAGTGAAGCTTCAGGTTAATTACACTGTTTGTTATATTATTAGCTTGTGAGTTATTTCTTTAGTTATTTTATTaggatttatttcatttgaacatttaacatttatatgTAAACTAGTTTTAGGTACTGTAAATATGTAtctagaaaaacaaatgattgcAACAGGTCTGCTTGAACTCATGCACAAAACCACAAAGTAGTCCCAGAGTACAGGTTCATAGGTTCATAGTTACAGTTTTACCTTAAAGAAACTGGAACACTCACACATTTTATCATTACATTACTTTAGGACAGTTGGACCTGTCCTCAATTGACCAGGATGCACTGAACCTCCTTCCCTTAGTATTAAAAGTACATAAATGTAATAGCATGAGAATTTGGTTGAAATCTAAAAAAGTTGGATTTAGGATGATATGCAATATGCACACCTGGAAATGTAAGAGTGATTACTATTGATGTTCTTATGAGATatgatacagataatgaaattagTGTGAATGTAATAGTTTGAGGttatatgattattattatatatgaTAATacaattgatttttttaattttttaatttctccAACCATAAACTTCTGTTCAAGAAGAGCTGGGAGCAAACTTATCTGCCTTATGGAAGTTTTTCAGAAGGATGGCGACCCCTACTGATCTTGAGGTTCCATGACTAAGATAATCTCCCCATGGTTTAAACCAAAAAGCATCATCAACTTTTTAGTAAgtttcttgtgtttgtttttttcctttaaagagGAAATTTATCTATATGGCTGTGAACAGAAGACCACAAAACTGCAGACAGTTATGAACTGATGAGTGGGAAGTACATTTTCTGACTTCGTAGATCAATTGTTTAATCTGTGTAAGATATGGTTTCAAGTGGACATCATTGTCATGTGTTGTGGTGCTGTGACCAGCAACCTGATAATTATAGCAGGTGTCTCAGATATTCACGTAGAGGCTGAAAGCGGTAGCCTTAGcgctgcatttatttatttttatttaaatatttaactatATGGCATTGGGGGGGAAAGCAAAGGACCGCATAGTAAGACGGTCTGTGCTGGGTCCACATTTATGAGACAAATAAGAACAACATGGAAGCATTTTAATTTGACACAATCAAAACAGAATCTTGCtcagtgttttatttccagTGAAGACTTCATGTCATGTAAAagaatgaacacagaaaagtaagaCAGGTTAAAAGTGTGGGAGTCCTTAAAACACTCTTAAGCATTACAGCATTATTACACTGATCCTCAACTTCTGAATTTTTGTTAAGTtcttcaaatattttaaaaacttctTCATCTGATATGTGTTTCATTGCTTCATCTgcatcaggtaatgtttttCCTGGAATCGGTTTGAGAAAAAGCCCTGCCACGGTTCCAGGCTGTGAACAATAGAAAAGGAGGAAAAGCACTGTTAAAAGGAGGGTTATTTACCTTCTGGTTATCAGTTTGAAATCTTTTAACCATCTAACGAGCAAACACAGTAATACAATATTAGTGTCACATACCTGCTTTACATATGCTTTTCCATAACGCACCCAAGTTGCAAGATGTTCACAGTTGTTTTTCAGGAGATTATATTTTCCACAGATTTCTGTAGTGTTCATTGCTATGATGTGTTTAATTATGTCAGTTCGATTTGATGGTGTCAACTTTTTATCCAGATAATTTTCTTTTTGGTGTTTTGGCTCCTTCTTGAGAGAACCGAAAACACAGTATTTACCATCAGTGGGCTTACCTATAATGATTAGAAGAAACTGTTAGAAATACTTTATAATAATTTGACAGCAAGCCTGTTACTACTTTTTGTAATTTGTGtcattagcttttttttttttcctatttccattTGTATCATAAATGTAACTGCTATTTCTGTACTTCTacaaaaataaggaaaatgtGCATCAGATACAAGACCCCCTTACTATGATTCTGATTCATCTGTAAGTAACTCCTATTggttaattatttaaaattataatgATTTTTGCATTCACAAAGAATTTTTACATTATCTTAAGATGCATGTGTTTCTGGGATTAACTGATTACTGTACTTCTCATATAATTTCAGTTTAAGTAATACATACGTATGCGCTCAAATATGTCCTTGTCCTTTCCTTGGCCAAATAAATCGTCTGTACCCACATAAACAGCAAAGTGTTTGTAAGCTTTGTTGATTTTGGCACATTTCCTTGGAAATGAAATGATATCTCCAAATGTGTActgaaaatagaaaacaatTGTTATACCACCAGATACTgactgcaaaacagaaaaaaacagcaatattTTCTCTACAAATAATAAAAGACTTGAATGAATGTTTTAAAATgctaaataataatacattttttatacAGCCACTAAAATACAATAACAACAGCATGGGTTAggtttaaatgtatttgctgTTATTCCAGTAAATTAAACTGAAAGATTAAGGTCAGGATGTGCCACAAAGCTTTTGTGGAATATCGCTGATAAAATGGCAGGTGTCCAGATCTGGTACTTTCTTAATACTTACTCAAACATAATATGAAGACTTCTCAACTATATACAGTAACTTCTAAAAGTATTTAGACGTTTGCATTTTTATCCAAGGTCAAATGTCACCATTATCCCTACTGCCACAACGCACCTCAAGAGATGATGCTACTATTAACTTTTAAAATCATGGATTTACAGCATCCTTAAGGGACACTGAATGGACACTGAAtggaattttaaataaaatctaaacacagtgaagttcataaaagtaaaactgtgaaTACTTTCTACTGATGCAGCTTGCAAaagtattactttttttttgttccatcAGAAATTTTCTgcctgtctttaaaaaaaaagaaaagaagcattttACATGTTACACTGGCAGTCTTACACAAGTAAATATGGTTTCAATGTGACATATAATTCAGATtatacaaaacagaaatagaaaaagtaAGAAGTTACTTACATCACTGTTAACTACTGTGATCACCAGAAGGTGAAATGTCAAAGCAACCAGGATAAAATTCCTCATTTTTGAAAGAAGAAAGAACTGTTTTGATGAtctaagaaaacaaacattttgagaaaatttgagaaacaaaaacacccacccacccacacacacacacaaaacaccacAGGAAATAGTCAGTctgaaccaaaaaaaaagacaaaatgaaaagacaaacaGAGGTAAGCAAATTTGATGTGacattttgtagtttttctaTGAACACCCAAATTTTAGtggttttcacattttcatctcTAAAGGTAAAAAGGGGGGCCAGGCTGAGATTatggatgtttttttcctttggcaCTTTTGGTATGCTAAAGAGTCAACTATTGGAGAAGTCATAGGAATAATAATAGGTTCTTACCTTCTTCAGTGGAGCTCATCCGATGAGGCAGAGGACGGTATCTTCTTATATATCATTTAGAAAAACAGAACTGATCATATCAAGTTTTAGACCAACCCCTGTGTGTGCCATATCTGTCTGTAAAAAATAAGGTGGCAGTTATGTACACACGCCCACAGCAGCTGTCAGAGTCTACAGCACAGTTTAACACTTTTATAACACAGTTTAACATTTTTTGGTTatcttgctcatcagcttgttTGTTCTCTGTACATTTCACCAGAATCTTTCATAAAATAGTATACTGTCTGTTGGGTTTAACTCAAACCTGCTGGTAAGCAGAAACTGTTACTGAAAtcaaccacacagacaccaCAGTACATTTTACTTGCAAGGGGAGCATCGGAGAGCAGCGCTGCCACTCACTTGTCCAAGCAACTCCAACTCCTCTGCGTCCGGCTCACTCTTTATTGTTAGCAAAGCAGGTCACAAAAGTTTCACAAAATCAAGAAGCAAACACTTAATTGTTTATACAGTATCTTTTTCAAGCAGTACGTGACTTCTTCAGCATATTCAGTCCttgcaaaacatgtttttgtggtGAGATGACAGGAACTGGCAAATGCGGTCGTGGTTTCAGTTTCTCTTTCTTGCAGAACTCTGTGAGTTTAAAAGGTTACAACATGAAACAGTCTGGCAGGTTCAATAGGTCGTGTGTTAACAGTTTATAGGcacttgtttttaatttttattctttaCACATAAATCGTTCTCATTAATGACAATCAATATCTCCAACATTCAGCATATGACTCATTTAGACAATCGAGTCTTTCAGTTCTCCCACATCCTCCTGCTCCTGGAGAAGGCCATATGACTCAAATGTATTAGTTACAGCTCTTGAAATCATGGCTTTTATATGTGGCAGCATACAtcccacaaacaagcaaaagGATTAACACAGCCAAAATCGGTGTTCCGATTTTCAGCAACAGATGCCACCAAGGGCCTGCGGTCAACCATGACAGCCAATCAGACGAGGTATCTCCACGGGTGTACTGTTCCACGTATGTTTGCAAAGCGGTCAGGTTCTGTAATGCCTCAAAAATGTCTCCTCCCGTCGTGTATCCACCTGGCATACAAGTGCAACAGGTGTCTCTGATGATTGattgttaatttatttcaaacatgtaaacaatatacaggtacatttagaaaagaaaataagagaaaaaaaatactatacaaaAGTCAGTACATTTCAATATTGCTACCGTTCTGATTCATTTACATGTTGAAAGGGAGTGGGAAGAAGTAAACACTTATTTAATCCTACCCTTTGCCATAAGTTATCAGCTAATATTTATTCAGCTTCCTCACTGATGTAAAAATAGTGAGTTTGTATGTTCCCTATAACCTGCATTGTGGATGATTcgaactgctttttttttttttgaagagtaAAAAGTGAATGTAATGTGGTTTTATAGTTGTTGCCCCAGACCTCTGCACAATAGCTTAAGTATGGTGAAACCAGTGAACAGTATAGAATATGAAGTGATGTTCTGTCGAATacctgctttgccttgtttagtACTGCAATGCTTCATGGTACTTTGGAATGAATACATCTTACGTGAGCACTCCAGTTAAGTTTTTCATCTATTATTACCCctagaaatttattttcactgaatCTTTCAATATCAACACCATTTATTTGAATCttagcatttgtatttaaactactatttccaaataacataagtttagatttattcaaatttaatgataatttgtttttatcaagCCAGAACTTGATATTCTTCCTTGTGATGCAGTTATCAAGTCCAAAGTCAGCCTGTTCTGTAGTACCATCATTCTGATGGCTTTCTGCTCTTCTCCAAGGGCTTTGGTCAGGTTTATGTGTCTCAACAACACATATCGGTTGATTTCCACGTGGTCTCGTTCCTCTCCCAGGCCGACCCACGGAAACAGGCTTTGACCAAACTTTGCTCCAACTCTCCAAATGAGGAACTGGtatttatataacagcaataatatattacaatattttatttatattttattttgtatccaCCGAGGGCTGtgggtgatctgcagtttcacccttTCCCAAGTTGGAGACATTtcccttttcacacactttccttcGCTGAGTGATGACAACCTTAATATACATTATACATCTCTGTATTTcatttaatgtgtgtttgtgtgaatcatTTACTTCACTACATTCTAGTCATTCTAGGCATGGTTTTCATCCCAGCTATGTTTCGTTATTAAAACCAGTTTATAGCTGTTGTTCTTGCTATTATCAGTTTGAATACATTACAGTTAAGCTCTAGTTTAATTTagccttttgtttattttactttattcctCTTGTACTTATATTTATTCAGTTCGATCGGGTCTCTTTCCAACCCTTTTTAACTTTTAGTCTTACTTTTATTAGGCTGATAATACAATCAGGTTTCTATGATCCCCACTTTGgtattttttattctattttagtCAGTTTTTTACTTTGTCCTTCTACCAACTTTCTCTCAAATCCATACTTTTTACACCAATAACCTAGATATTGTGTGCTGCCTGGGGAGTATTTTTCCAGTCAGTCTTACTCGCCTGATTTCCCATTTTGACAACAATTAGTGCCACAGACAATGTGTCTCTTCCGCGCTCACTCAtacatatgcacacactcacacagaatAGCCCTATTGTCCATTCCACTAGCACGGAATCCACAATGTGTCACCCCAGGTGATGAGCCTCTTTTGCGCGTCCCAGACACCAGGCTCTGCACAGTCCCGGGGGAATGTGGGAATGtacgtttgtgtctgtgtgtgcctgtttgtctgtgtctatatgtcaggtctagtcttagactccacctctctgggaacatctcaggccctcccaGATATGGGGGCCTATCTCCCCCTACCACACTCTCTACAGGTGGCTGAAGCCCTCAGGCGTCGGAGCGTTGGTGGTTCACGGTGTCCAGAGCTGGGTGCTGAGGTATGTACCGGCTCACTTCTGGTGGCTTCTTGGCAGGGCCAGGTGCCCGTGGCTCAGTCGGGCCCCTTCTGGGGGCTGGGGGGCCCTTGGATCTCTCTGGCCTAGGGCTCGGTCCACTCTGGCACGACTGGTTGCCGGCAGAGcccacgggcacgtcactgcagccCCCTGTGGCTTCTGCACGATGGCTGTCGGGGGACCCCACGTTTGAGGCTCTCCTCTGTTCTTTCCAGAAGGGTGGCACATTTGCTCCTCAGATAGTCCTCAATGGGCTCTCGCgctctgggggcctctggatgtctggggcctggatctcctcctgATTAATGACCTGGCTGGGGGAGCAAATCTAgcagtgttcacagacacaaactactcCTTtattggctgctacctcaaagaaAATTGTTCACTGTCGatcttgcgtgctgcacaataacattcaatatttagtatttactgttacttaCATTCATTTAGAGTATTGCAATAATGTTGTGTGTATTCTGTTCCCGTcgctttgcttgttttctctctctcaacaTGTAATcctggtgattttttttccttttttaattgtctTCTCttactgtccctcttcccctgtttttctttccctccctttctttctttctccctttcttaTCCCCCAGTCATCTCTGTCCCATCTGTgataacttaaaataaataaataaataaataaatacaacaaaggtcaaatggaccaatacggcaaggccgtgatgatccacttggtaaagtaaatctactgggcatctttcttggcctttagaaaacaattctgatggctaaagaaccaaataggacaggcaaaaaaacccccaaaaaacataaaagaactgaagaagcttctcagatgagagatgaaacgtcttcaagaaactttaGAAGTACAGAAGCTCTTTAGACTCCTTTTACTTAATGTTACCTCCACAGTCCAAAAAACTGCAAGCTTTGCACTGTAGGGATCAATTGTGTTTGCCAATGTAGAGAAAACAATGGAATTATTTTTCCATCATGCgtgtgatgtttttgttgtacgtgagaaaaaaaaacagtcgaAGCAAATTATTTAACTTCACATGCACAATTAAATAGCTTGAGAATAAATTCAACAACCTGCAAGCACAGAACTTAGCAGCCACATGCACAAGGTAGAGCATCTCCATTCATTCCAATGgactgtttgcttgtttgttttttacagtaatAGCAGATCATGGAGCAGCACAGAGATTTTCCACttgcaggaacacacacacacacacgtcagaGTCACCGTTTGCACTGGAAGGTGGTGGCTTCCTCCTCTTCACATTTGTTGATCCCTTGCAGGACTCCAGGCAAAGATGAAAAATTTCTGGAAACTGTTGCTTGTACGTTTATGTCCAACATTTGACACCTCAACATGCCCATGCAACTTTACCTTTTCAATGTTGCATCTTACATCATTTATGAAGGCTTCTACATCAAGGCTTCCAAAGCGCAGCCTCAGTTCTTTCTCACATCAtccaaggttcaaggttctttattcgtcacatgcatagttatacaggtataacacacagtgaaatgtaacgTAATGTAATCTGCCGTAAGGATGTGGTCCGGctagtgaaaaaaataattgtgaAAGTTTTGATGTGGAAAATCATGTAATTATGTGAGAATATGTTTGCATCATATGTCAAGTACTTAAATGTGCTGTTTGGGATTGTTATAAATTACTTTtaacgtgtttttgtttttgtttttttcactttatcCGTATATGACAAACAGTGCCTTGGATGAACTTGTGGCACAGATTGCTCCAGAGGCTGTCTGAGCATCCCTGCGAGCATGTGAACTATGTGTACAGAGAACAAGGGTTCGAGCAAGCATCTTGTGGATAAATCGTGGTGCAGCTGCTGTTCAAGCAGTTTTGCCAAGACTGGaacgatcgtggctcaagagttgggagttcgccttgtaattggaaggttgccggttcgagccccgacttggacagtctcggtcgttgtgtccttgggcaagacacttcacccgttgcctactggtggtggtcagagggcccggtggcgccagtgtccggcagcctcgcctctgtcagtgcgccctagggtggctgtggctacaatgtagcttgctatcaccagtgtgtgaatgtgtgtgtgaatgggtggatgactggatatgtaaagcgctttggggtccttagggactattaaagcgctatataaatacaggccatttaccatttatcatATCAGGTGGCAGGTCAAAACTCATTGTGGCAAATTGATGGAAATCACAAGCTGATAAGGCAAACAAGCAAAGACTTACTTGAACATTTATTTTGACCAACACCCATATCATTACtatattaaatacatatttCACCCAATTTTATTAATGTATGAATAGTTCACAACAAATGTCAACTCAAGGTGCATTATATAGTTATATGTATTATGGAAATACAAACGggattccaaaaaagttgggacactaaacaaattgtgaataaaaactgaatgcaatgatGTGGAGATGGCAAATGTCAATATTCCATTCAGAATAGAA
The genomic region above belongs to Oreochromis niloticus isolate F11D_XX linkage group LG11, O_niloticus_UMD_NMBU, whole genome shotgun sequence and contains:
- the sri gene encoding sorcin, whose amino-acid sequence is MAFPGYGAGPGGFPGMQQDPLYGYFSAVAGQDGQISADELQRCLTQSGISGSYQPFSLETCRLMINMLDRDLSCTMGFNEFKDLWQALNGWRGTFASFDRDQSGTIEGHELQQAINSMGYNLSPQAMNCIMKRYSLNGRIPFDEFVSCAVRLRALTDHFRRRDTTQTGNASFQYDDFIQVTMSI
- the LOC102076528 gene encoding uncharacterized protein LOC102076528 translates to MRNFILVALTFHLLVITVVNSDYTFGDIISFPRKCAKINKAYKHFAVYVGTDDLFGQGKDKDIFERIRKPTDGKYCVFGSLKKEPKHQKENYLDKKLTPSNRTDIIKHIIAMNTTEICGKYNLLKNNCEHLATWVRYGKAYVKQPGTVAGLFLKPIPGKTLPDADEAMKHISDEEVFKIFEELNKNSEVEDQCNNAVMLKSVLRTPTLLTCLTFLCSFFYMT